From the genome of Eublepharis macularius isolate TG4126 chromosome 12, MPM_Emac_v1.0, whole genome shotgun sequence, one region includes:
- the PAGR1 gene encoding PAXIP1-associated glutamate-rich protein 1: MEEASTVEEGEVTSGMQSLAVEDGPASELTTPTEEQEEAPGEAEGEHAGKGRESAEDDWCVPCSDEELDSPDSWMPPPGEIRRLYELIADQGTLEIQAEILPRRNPTPEPDSEDEDKSEGQPDNQEEEEEEKPHVPTEFDFDDEPISPKSSLIDRRRTPGTAAKSQKREARLDKVLSDMKRHKVLEEQILKTGRDLFDLDSDDVPTPKRPPGLFLRQRKY, from the exons ATGGAGGAGGCCAGCACTGTGGAGGAAGGAGAAGTGACCTCGGGGATGCAGTCCTTGGCAGTAGAAGATGGGCCTGCCTCAGAGCTGACCACTCCCACAGAGGAACAAGAGGAGGCACCAGGAGAAGcagagggggaacatgcaggaaaggGAAGGGAATCCGCCGAGGACGATTGGTGTGTGCCCTGCAGTGATGAGGAGCTGGACTCCCCAGACAGCTGGATGCCTCCACCTGGGGAGATCCGGCGTCTCTATGAACTCATTGCTGATCAGGGGACTTTGGAGATCCAGGCTGAAATTTTGCCCCGACGCAACCCCACCCCAGAGCCAGACAGTGAAGATGAGGATAAATCTGAGGGACAGCCTGACAatcaggaagaagaagaagaggaaaa GCCTCATGTGCCAACAGAGTTTGACTTCGATGATGAGCCTATCTCACCCAAAAGCTCCTTGATCGATCGCCGGAGAACCCCTG gGACTGCGGCTAAGAGCCAGAAGAGGGAGGCCCGCCTGGATAAGGTGTTGTCAGACATGAAGCGCCACAAAGTCTTAGAAGAACAGATTTTGAAGACTGGCAGGGACCTCTTTGACCTCGACTCAGATGACGTGCCCACTCCAAAACGGCCCCCAGGTCTTT